One window from the genome of Bacteroidia bacterium encodes:
- a CDS encoding DNA adenine methylase has product MTENKIAKPFLKWAGGKTQLISDIERTLPTDITRTNFTYIEPFVGSGAVLFWMLNNFPHLKKAVINDINEDLINTYKTIANNPKELISILQVLQNEYHTLEGNEENKKLYYYQKRELYNTRKEEQSGQAALFIFLNRTCFNGLYRVNSKNLYNVPMGGYKKPTICDKENILAVSNALQKVEILCGDFEQTLDFAEQNSLFYFDPPYKPLSETSSFNSYAKDEFNDNEQIRLKDFCNKLDILNHSWILSNSDVKGKNENDNFFDDLYSDFNIQRVEAKRSINANPAKRGKLTELLITNQVNNKEYVRAI; this is encoded by the coding sequence ATGACTGAAAATAAAATAGCAAAACCGTTTTTGAAGTGGGCAGGTGGAAAAACCCAGCTCATTTCTGACATTGAACGAACTTTGCCGACAGACATAACACGGACAAATTTTACTTACATCGAACCTTTTGTTGGAAGCGGTGCGGTTCTTTTTTGGATGTTAAACAACTTTCCTCATCTTAAAAAAGCCGTGATAAACGACATCAACGAAGACTTAATAAACACTTACAAAACTATTGCAAACAACCCAAAAGAGTTAATCTCGATTTTGCAAGTTTTGCAAAATGAATATCACACTTTGGAAGGAAATGAAGAAAACAAAAAACTTTATTACTACCAAAAAAGGGAATTGTACAATACAAGAAAAGAAGAACAAAGCGGACAAGCCGCTTTGTTTATTTTTCTCAATCGTACTTGCTTTAATGGTTTGTACAGAGTGAATAGTAAAAATTTGTACAATGTTCCGATGGGTGGTTATAAAAAACCAACGATTTGCGACAAAGAAAATATTTTGGCTGTTAGTAATGCTTTGCAAAAAGTGGAAATTTTGTGTGGAGATTTTGAGCAAACACTTGATTTTGCTGAACAAAATTCGCTTTTCTATTTTGATCCACCATATAAACCGTTAAGCGAAACATCAAGTTTTAATTCTTATGCAAAAGATGAATTTAATGATAACGAACAAATTCGACTAAAAGATTTTTGCAATAAATTGGACATCTTAAATCATTCGTGGATTTTGAGTAATTCTGATGTGAAAGGCAAAAATGAAAATGACAACTTTTTTGATGATTTGTATTCTGACTTTAATATTCAAAGAGTTGAAGCGAAAAGAAGCATCAACGCTAATCCTGCAAAAAGAGGAAAATTAACGGAGTTACTAATTACAAATCAAGTGAATAACAAAGAATATGTCAGAGCAATTTAA